A stretch of Oryza brachyantha chromosome 4, ObraRS2, whole genome shotgun sequence DNA encodes these proteins:
- the LOC102721727 gene encoding filament-like plant protein 7, with protein MTEMEDSLRSCTEQLLRVREERERFIIEADHKISLEQKKVWSLQQKLEDANKRFAKVSTENYNLRNTLNSKDKAIIELSESESLLNQKLTDATVRLEFTNKQCASLQYEVRMLQKELEIRNKEREYDLKSIDAAQKHQQESSKKIIALKAECHRLRTMVQKRLPGPAALAKMKDEVERRAGSCVENGRRKPRTPAQPSPLVVTPRQPVSEGYLVKMQELDDENRHLRQLLAKKENDLQFVQLQYADEASKLSVVQRQHKELAGSHEGDEDNRPEPWENNSLVPKGEHFRVGKQHASHSRGRRIAGSDMQLLVDLSEIEKLEMTSRPSSAPHQCVPDASDTDSKIALTETVCQARILEDGLSDNYPEWIQDVLELIIKKHQVLKININIILDEIRSALSEISDKGNGTANLTYDQAVIDSMVATLVERVSCMIERSTGNNVVSFQSFLHAKSELTCHLEHLIHVCSAVLDGKANLQKFINEVCLTLEWTVNQYLYCVDEIGPVDCITNDFDGNISVRSLKMQEKQLTKNVKSKVVVGSQQEVQIPVDLMENHSQVHGHKFQEKQSVYYGESATADGTLEEEGKQITSSAISAAAEKLAECQETITSLSKKLQALKRPANADRVDKEKSYMHLLVANLPCEEDPKKDNFTSPLPEEVACKKEHNGPIATEKLPVGTGHKAESNGSTQVVLRPVIPKSPLTTVSVDMKKRKKKKQSGNLLSRLIFRKKA; from the exons ATGACTGAAATGGAGGATTCCTTGAGATCCTGCACGGAGCAGCTACTCCGTgttagagaagagagagagcgtTTTATCATTGAAGCTGATCATAAGATCTCTTTGGAGCAGAAGAAAGTATGGAGTTTGCAGCAGAAGTTAGAAGATGCAAATAAGCGGTTTGCAAAAGTCAGCACTGAAAACTACAATCTTCGCAACACTCTCAACTCCAAGGATAAGGCGATCATTGAGCTGAGCGAGTCTGAATCACTGTTGAACCAAAAGTTAACTGATGCCACAGTCAGACTTGAATTCACAAACAAACAATGTGCCTCTCTTCAGTATGAGGTGCGCATGCTTCAGAAGGAGCTCGAAATTCGGAACAAAGAGCGGGAGTATGACCTCAAATCAATTGATGCTGCCCAGAAGCATCAGCAGGAAAGCTCCAAGAAGATTATTGCATTGAAAGCTGAATGCCACAGGCTGCGGACCATGGTCCAGAAGCGTCTACCTGGGCCTGCAGCTTTGGCGAAAATGAAAGATGAGGTTGAGCGAAGGGCCGGCAGTTGTGTTGAGAACGGAAGGAGAAAGCCACGTACACCTGCACAGCCATCACCGCTGGTAGTTACTCCGAGGCAACCTGTTTCTGAAGGTTACCTCGTCAAGATGCAGGAATTGGATGATGAAAACAGACATCTCAGGCAGTTGTTAGCCAAGAAGGAGAATGACCTCCAGTTTGTGCAATTGCAGTATGCAGACGAGGCATCCAAGCTGTCAGTAGTTCAAAGGCAGCACAAGGAGTTGGCTGGTAGCCATGAAGGGGATGAGGACAATCGTCCTGAACCATGGGAAAATAATTCTTTAGTTCCCAAAGGAGAGCATTTTAGAGTTGGGAAGCAACATGCATCTCACAGTCGAGGAAGAAGAATAGCAGGATCTGACATGCAGTTGCTTGTTGATCTATCAGAGATCGAGAAGCTTGAAATGACTTCAAGGCCTTCAAGTGCGCCACATCAGTGCGTGCCAGATGCTTCTGATACAGATTCCAAAATAGCCCTGACAGAAACAGTTTGCCAAGCTCGAATCCTTGAAGATGGTCTATCTGACAACTATCCTGAGTGGATTCAAGATGTTTTGGAACTTATCATAAAGAAGCATCAAGtccttaaaataaacatcaacATCATTCTTGATGAAATAAGATCTGCATTGAGTGAGATTTCAGACAAAGGAAATGGTACTGCAAATTTGACATATGACCAGGCTGTAATAGACAGCATGGTGGCTACTCTAGTTGAAAGGGTTAGTTGTATGATTGAAAGATCTACTGGAAACAATGTTGTAAGTTTTCAATCGTTTTTGCATGCGAAATCTGAACTCACTTGTCATCTTGAGCACCTGATCCATGTATGCAGTGCTGTACTGGATGGAAAGGCCAATCTCCAGAAGTTCATTAATGAAGTTTGCTTAACCCTCGAGTGGACAGTGAACCAATACCTATATTGTGTTGATGAGATCGGACCTGTGGATTGCATCACGAATGATTTCGATGGAAATATATCTGTGAGGTCATTAAAAATGCAGGAAAAACAACTAACGAAAAATGTAAAGTCGAAAGTGGTTGTAGGAAGTCAACAGGAGGTTCAAATCCCTGTTGACCTCATGGAAAATCATTCACAGGTTCATGGTCATAAGTTTCAAGAAAAACAGTCAGTATATTATGGTGAAAG TGCTACTGCTGATGGGACCTTAGAAGAAGAGGGGAAACAAATAACA AGTTCGGCGATATCCGCAGCTGCTGAGAAACTTGCAGAGTGCCAAGAGACAATCACAAGCCTAAGCAAGAAACTGCAGGCGCTAAAACGCCCAGCAAACGCAGATCGTGTAGACAAAGAAAAGTCCTATATGCATCTGTTAGTTGCAAATCTTCCTTGTGAGGAGGATCCCAAGAAAGATAATTTCACTTCTCCCCTACCAGAAGAAGTGGCATGCAAGAAAGAGCATAATGGTCCTATTGCAACTGAGAAGCTCCCTGTTGGCACGGGCCATAAAGCTGAAAGCAATGGTTCAACACAAGTCGTTCTTCGCCCTGTGATCCCCAAGTCACCACTAACAACTGTTTCTGTTGAtatgaagaagaggaagaagaagaagcagagtGGCAACTTGCTGAGTAGACTCATCTTCAGAAAGAAGGCATAA
- the LOC102701540 gene encoding 2,3-dimethylmalate lyase-like produces the protein MACHFAALLHPPPPAAARAPTSSPWAGSRRSSPWDGAARALRFRLRSPAPRAARVVFSPRCSSSYPAAGESPAEALRRVLETPGAHQAPACYDALSARLVGRAGFKVCFTSGFSISAARLGLPDVGLISYGEMIDQGRLITEAASIPVIGDADNGYGNCMNVKRTVKGFIKAGFAGIILEDQVSPKACGHTQGRKVVSREEAIMHIKAAVDARKESGSDIVIVARTDSRQALSLDEALWRVRAFADAGADVLFIDALASREEMKAFCAVSPGVPKMANMLEGGGKTPILSPAELEETGYKLIAYPLSLIGVSMRAMEDALIAIKGGRIPPPGSLPSFEEIKDTLGFNSYYEEEKQYVVAPAQSSSYWSGYYDNTSEASSPGDAKSRTETPQEPVIDILPQLYDLGPTGGRGPSTGMWSRTLRLRITGRDGVQKIDARIPAGFLEGMTKIIPGLAGANIMERLRNAPIDTESPQNGQILLDFEDAMGDRIQVFIE, from the exons ATGGCGTGCCACTTCGCCGCGCTCCTGCACCCACCGCCACCGgctgccgcgcgcgcgccaacCTCCTCGCCCTGGGCGGGCTcccgccgctcctccccgtGGGACGGCGCCGCGCGGGCACTCCGGTTTCGCCTGCGGTCGCCCGCCCCGCGCGCCGCGAGGGTCGTCTTCTCCCCGCGCTGCTCTTCTTCCTACCCCGCCGCAGGGGAGTCGCCCGCGGAGGCGCTACGGAGGGTGCTGGAGACCCCCGGCGCCCACCAGGCCCCCGCGTGCTACGACGCGCTCAGCGCCCGCCTCGTGGGGCGCGCGGGGTTCAAGGTCTGCTTCACGAGCG GTTTCTCGATATCTGCTGCACGCCTTGGATTGCCAGATGTAGGTCTCATCTCCTATGGGGAAATGATAGATCAAGGGCGTCTGATCACCGAAGCAGCATCAATCCCAGTGATTGGTGATGCTGATAATGGTTATGGAAACTGTATGAATGTCAAGAGAACAGTAAAAGGATTTATTAAAGCTGGTTTTGCTGGAATTATTCTTGAAGATCAG GTGTCACCGAAAGCATGCGGGCATACACAAGGAAGGAAAGTTGTCTCAAGGGAGGAAGCAATTATGCACATAAAAGCTGCTGTAGATGCCAGGAAAGAGAGTGGCTCTGACATTGTTATTGTGGCAAGGACAGATTCTCGTCAAGCTTTGTCTCTTGATGAAGCATTATGGAGAGTGCGTGCTTTTGCTGATGCTGGAGCAGATGTTCTGTTTATTGATGCCCTTGCTTCAAGAGAAGAGATGAAGGCATTTTGTGCAGTATCACCTGGAGTTCCAAAAATG GCTAACATGTTAGAAGGTGGTGGTAAAACTCCTATATTGAGCCCTGCTGAACTTGAAGAAACTGGCTATAAGCTCATAGCCTACCCATTATCTCTGATTGGGGTATCAATGCGTGCAATGGAG GATGCTCTTATTGCTATAAAAGGTGGTCGCATACCTCCTCCTGGCAGTCTACCATCATTTGAGGAGATCAAAGATACCCTGGGGTTTAACAGCTACtatgaagaagaaaaacaatatgTCGTGGCACCAGCCCAGTCATCATCATACTGGAGTG GTTACTACGATAATACAAGTGAAGCAAGCAGTCCAGGAGATGCCAAATCAAGAACTGAAACACCGCAAGAGCCTGTCATTGACATATTGCCTCAGCTATATGATCTTGGTCCCACCGGAGGCAGAGGCCCTTCGACAGGGATGTGGTCTCGAACACTTCGGTTAAGGATTACAGGAAGAGACGGAGTTCAGAAAATTGATGCTAGGATACCT GCTGGATTCTTGGAAGGCATGACAAAAATTATTCCAG GTTTGGCTGGAGCTAATATCATGGAAAGGCTTCGGAATGCACCTATTGATACAGAAAGCCCCCAGAACGGTCAGATACTGCTCGATTTTGAGGATGCTATGGGGGATAGGATCCAGGTGTTCATTGAGTGa
- the LOC107304147 gene encoding uncharacterized protein LOC107304147, with amino-acid sequence MKPSHRLISPTALQQTPPWTDQGEVTAGLSRSRLAGGDLRNFWLATLLIDPLARSPSGSRPRLVMDNLAGSTKRIPPMQTPRARLLLSCGESVVAMGRKAYQRVEAMPCPVGCVARGVSRAAAPVLSPLRLRWFSALAFVDRQLLVVQDVATVLFPATERVLGKADGLVLLVESLPARLDGAIDGLEALVAGVKSGAGGLFVLPKRRYRYRADEDDEEEGASLHRSMEKTARKNSDDVARKKLESLELFTADSGAGGGSDTVHGEKAISNVEDEGKGESATPAKHGDASGGQECTEEDAIQGGAEIAKAEPPQAASDEEGGRGREIEAAAAMAGTESREDALLGLFDTAWQQKLA; translated from the exons ATGAAGCCTAGCCACCGCCTAATTTCCCCCACTGCACTGCAGCAAACCCCGCCATGGACTGACCAGGGTGAAGTCACCGCAGGCCTCTCGCGgtctcgcctcgccggcggcgacctccgCAATTTCTGGTTAGCGACGCTCCTCATCGATCCTCTCGCGCGCTCTCCGAGTGGATCACGCCCTCGTCTCGTCATG GATAATTTAGCGGGCAGTACCAAAAGGATACCGCCGATGCAGACGCCGAGGGCGCGCCTGCTGCTCAGCTGCGGCGAGTCCGTCGTGGCCATGGGGCGCAAGGCGTACCAGCGGGTCGAGGCGATGCCGTGCCCGGTGGGGTGCGTGGCCAGAGGCGTctcccgcgcggcggcgcccgtgCTGAGCCCGCTGCGGCTGAGGTGGTTCTCGGCGCTCGCCTTCGTGGACAGGCAGCTCCTCGTCGTGCAGGACGTCGCCACGGTGCTCTTCCCGGCCACCGAGCGCGTCCTCGGCAAGGCCGAcggcctcgtcctcctcgtcgagTCCCTGCCCGCCAGGCTCGACGGCGCGATCGACGGCCTCGAGGCGCTCGTCGCAGGCGTCAAGAGCGGCGCCGGGGGGCTGTTCGTTCTCCCCAAGCGACGCTACCGCTACCGagccgacgaggacgacgaggaggaaggcgCGTCGTTGCACCGATCAATGGAGAAAACGGCCCGGAAGAATTCCGACGACGTGGCCCGGAAGAAACTCGAGAGCTTGGAGCTCTTCACGGCGGACagcggcgccggaggcggcAGTGACACCGTGCACGGCGAGAAGGCAATCAGCAACGTCGAGGATGAGGGCAAAGGAGAGTCGGCAACTCCGGCGAAACACGGCGACGCATCAGGCGGCCAAGAATGCACCGAGGAGGATGCCATTCAGGGCGGCGCGGAGATCGCGAAGGCTGAGCCCCCACAGGCAGCGTCCGACGAGGAAGGAGGCCGCGGGAGGGAAATAgaggccgccgctgccatggCCGGCACGGAGAGTAGGGAGGATGCATTGCTGGGTCTCTTCGATACAGCATGGCAGCAGAAGCTAGCGTAG